The Calditrichota bacterium genome has a window encoding:
- a CDS encoding type II toxin-antitoxin system HicB family antitoxin: MPNGNTRTFTAVVEYDPESKMYIGTVPALPEAHTQAPSLDELNVRLKEVIELCLEHRGIEYDEQTHFIGLQQISVAV; this comes from the coding sequence ATGCCAAACGGCAACACTCGCACCTTCACCGCCGTGGTCGAATATGATCCCGAAAGCAAGATGTACATCGGGACCGTACCGGCGCTCCCCGAAGCGCACACGCAGGCTCCGTCCTTGGATGAACTGAATGTGCGGCTGAAGGAAGTTATTGAGTTGTGCTTGGAACATCGCGGGATTGAGTACGACGAACAAACTCACTTCATCGGACTCCAGCAAATTTCGGTAGCGGTGTG